The Flavobacterium piscisymbiosum genome includes a region encoding these proteins:
- the rplT gene encoding 50S ribosomal protein L20: MPRAVNSVAKRARRKKIMKQAKGFFGRRKNVWTVAKNAVEKAMCYAYRDRKQNKRNFRALWIQRINAGARLEGMSYSQFMGKVKANGIELNRKVLADLAMNHPEAFKAILNKVK; encoded by the coding sequence ATGCCAAGAGCAGTAAATTCAGTTGCCAAAAGAGCAAGAAGAAAAAAAATAATGAAGCAAGCCAAAGGTTTCTTTGGTAGACGTAAAAACGTTTGGACAGTTGCTAAGAATGCAGTAGAGAAAGCAATGTGCTACGCTTACCGCGATAGAAAACAAAACAAAAGAAATTTCCGTGCATTATGGATTCAACGTATCAACGCTGGAGCTAGATTGGAAGGAATGTCTTATTCTCAATTCATGGGTAAAGTAAAAGCTAACGGAATCGAATTGAACCGTAAAGTTCTTGCAGATTTAGCAATGAATCACCCTGAAGCTTTCAAAGCAATACTTAACAAAGTAAAATAA
- a CDS encoding response regulator, producing the protein MFKKVLVAEDLDSISIAVIQVLEDLQVQTIDHVKYCDDGLLKIKKALLENEPYDLLISDLSFKSDHRNITLSSGEELIEAANEVQPKLKKIVFSIEDKSYRIKSLFYDLSINAYVSKGRNSILELRKAIEGTFRNEEKILSSDLSFSFNDKALIEIESYDISILKLLAKGYILENISSEFKASSITPNGTSSIEKRINKLKIYFKANNNVHLIAIAKDFGLV; encoded by the coding sequence ATGTTCAAAAAAGTTTTAGTTGCCGAAGATTTAGACAGTATAAGCATAGCAGTTATTCAAGTGCTTGAAGATTTACAAGTTCAAACCATTGATCATGTAAAATATTGCGATGACGGCTTATTAAAAATAAAAAAAGCATTGCTTGAAAACGAACCTTATGATCTACTGATAAGTGATTTATCATTTAAGTCTGATCATCGTAATATAACTCTTTCCAGTGGCGAAGAGCTTATTGAAGCGGCGAATGAAGTTCAGCCTAAATTAAAAAAAATAGTTTTCTCTATTGAAGATAAGTCTTATCGAATAAAATCTCTTTTTTACGATTTAAGTATTAATGCGTATGTTTCTAAAGGCAGAAACAGTATTCTTGAATTAAGAAAAGCAATTGAAGGTACTTTTAGAAACGAGGAAAAAATCCTTTCTTCAGATTTATCTTTTAGTTTTAATGATAAAGCTCTGATTGAAATTGAATCTTATGACATTTCGATCTTAAAACTTTTGGCTAAAGGCTATATCTTAGAAAATATCTCAAGTGAATTCAAGGCTTCTTCAATAACTCCAAACGGAACCAGCAGTATTGAGAAACGTATTAATAAATTAAAAATATATTTTAAGGCTAACAATAACGTACACCTAATTGCGATTGCAAAAGATTTCGGTCTGGTGTAA
- the rpmI gene encoding 50S ribosomal protein L35, giving the protein MPKMKTKSSAKKRFKVTGSGKIKRKHAFKSHILTKKSKKRKLALTHSALVHKTDMKSIKQQLRII; this is encoded by the coding sequence ATGCCTAAAATGAAAACAAAATCTAGCGCCAAGAAACGTTTTAAAGTTACTGGTTCTGGAAAGATTAAAAGAAAGCATGCTTTTAAAAGTCACATCTTGACTAAAAAATCTAAAAAACGTAAATTAGCTTTGACTCACTCAGCGCTAGTTCACAAAACAGATATGAAAAGCATTAAACAACAATTAAGAATTATCTAA
- the infC gene encoding translation initiation factor IF-3 — protein MRSNRGYQPRVEKKDAHRINNLIRGVQEVRLVGENIEPGVFKLAEALRLADQFELDLVEISPNAEPPVCKIMDYKKFVYEQKKRDKVLKAKSTQVVVKEIRFGPQTDEHDYEFKRKNAEKFLKEGAKLKAFVFFKGRSIIYKDQGQILLLRLATDLEEYGKVEAMPVLEGKRMIMFIAPKKKK, from the coding sequence ATAAGAAGCAACAGAGGTTACCAACCTCGAGTAGAAAAAAAAGATGCACACAGAATAAATAACCTTATTCGTGGTGTACAAGAAGTAAGACTAGTAGGCGAGAACATCGAACCAGGTGTGTTTAAGCTTGCAGAAGCTTTACGTTTAGCGGATCAGTTCGAATTGGATTTGGTTGAAATTTCGCCAAATGCTGAGCCGCCGGTTTGTAAAATCATGGATTACAAGAAATTTGTTTACGAACAAAAGAAACGTGATAAGGTATTAAAAGCTAAGTCAACGCAAGTTGTAGTAAAAGAAATTAGATTTGGTCCTCAGACGGATGAGCATGATTACGAATTTAAAAGAAAGAATGCTGAAAAGTTCCTAAAAGAAGGTGCTAAACTAAAAGCTTTCGTTTTTTTTAAAGGACGTTCTATCATCTATAAAGATCAAGGGCAAATTTTATTACTACGTTTGGCTACAGACTTAGAAGAATACGGTAAAGTGGAAGCTATGCCGGTTTTGGAAGGAAAGAGAATGATCATGTTCATTGCTCCTAAAAAGAAAAAATAG
- a CDS encoding endonuclease/exonuclease/phosphatase family protein — protein MKYILSFVLLFFTFLTFSQTKILSWNLENFGKSKSESELNYIANTILDYDIVAIQEVVSGYGGAQAVAKLAQLLNQKGTKWDYSISNPTSGSSYKTERYAFLWKTSKIKLKGNAWLEKQYHLEIDREPYFATFEINKKNITLVNFHAITKSKQPETEIKYFKFLPLEYPSLNLVFLGDFNCPQSHTVFNPLKKMGYSPILQNQKTTLKQQCKNNICLASEFDNIFYKTNSLEFINSGIVPFYKNFNSLKEARRISDHIPVWFEFNLK, from the coding sequence ATGAAATACATTTTAAGTTTTGTTCTTTTATTCTTTACCTTTCTCACCTTTTCACAAACCAAAATTCTATCCTGGAATCTAGAAAACTTTGGAAAATCTAAATCTGAATCTGAATTAAATTATATAGCCAACACTATCTTAGATTATGATATTGTTGCAATTCAGGAAGTTGTTTCAGGATACGGCGGCGCACAGGCTGTCGCAAAACTTGCTCAGTTGCTTAACCAAAAAGGCACAAAATGGGACTACTCTATTAGCAATCCAACAAGTGGCAGCAGTTACAAAACAGAACGTTATGCTTTTCTTTGGAAAACCAGCAAAATCAAATTAAAAGGAAACGCCTGGTTAGAAAAACAATATCATCTTGAAATTGACAGAGAACCTTATTTCGCAACTTTCGAAATAAATAAAAAAAACATCACACTGGTTAATTTTCATGCTATTACCAAAAGCAAACAACCGGAAACCGAAATTAAGTACTTTAAATTTCTCCCTCTTGAATATCCTTCTTTGAATTTAGTGTTTTTGGGTGATTTTAATTGCCCTCAATCCCACACAGTATTTAATCCTTTAAAAAAAATGGGGTACTCTCCTATTTTGCAAAATCAAAAGACAACATTAAAACAGCAATGCAAAAACAATATCTGCCTCGCTTCTGAATTTGATAATATATTTTACAAAACAAATTCTTTAGAATTTATCAATTCCGGTATAGTTCCGTTTTACAAGAATTTTAATTCGCTAAAAGAAGCCCGAAGAATATCAGATCATATTCCTGTTTGGTTCGAATTTAACTTGAAGTAA
- the pafA gene encoding alkaline phosphatase PafA: MKKSIVLLTLFVISNLSAQQRPKLVVGIVVDQMKMEYLYRFSDDFSLNGFKRLMNNGYTFQNMHYNYMPTYTAPGHASIYTGTTPATHGIVGNEWFSRTLGKQMYCTDDAGVKTVGDGTAEEGAMSPKNLQSTTITDEVRMATNFEGKVIGISLKDRGAILPAGHFANWAFWYSKTGSFISSTFYGEKLPEWVTEFNNEKHYMPYINKGWDLYKPVATYNESLPDNNPYEGKLYGSTAPVFPYDLKSMYEKNDAGVLRATPFGNDLLAEFAKKAIEKEELGKDNITDFLTVSFSSTDYVGHLLGPRSMELQDTYLRLDQTIADFLTYLDKTVGKGNYLLFLTADHAGAENVIYLKDRKYNVDNYPSKDVKKSLQDFSTKTFGADLILNYSNFNVFFNKQIIKDKKLDLVKIKQAFKEFLISQQQVKKVYTEEEILANSGNDYYLNFVAKGFDVTQNGDLVIIDKPGDIEYSTTGTSHGTPYSYDTHVPAIFYGWHIKKGESYDKKAITEIAPTIAQKIKVTFPNGTEAKVLQEVLDEKK, translated from the coding sequence ATGAAAAAAAGTATTGTATTGTTGACATTGTTTGTTATCTCAAATTTAAGTGCTCAACAGCGACCTAAGTTGGTGGTAGGTATTGTAGTAGATCAGATGAAAATGGAGTATTTATATCGGTTTTCAGATGATTTCTCTCTAAACGGATTTAAGAGATTGATGAATAATGGATATACTTTTCAGAATATGCATTATAATTATATGCCTACTTATACTGCTCCGGGACATGCATCTATTTACACTGGAACTACGCCAGCGACTCACGGAATTGTGGGCAATGAATGGTTTAGCAGAACGCTGGGCAAGCAAATGTATTGTACAGATGATGCAGGTGTAAAAACGGTAGGTGATGGTACTGCAGAAGAAGGGGCTATGTCTCCTAAGAATTTGCAAAGTACTACTATTACTGACGAAGTAAGAATGGCGACTAATTTTGAGGGAAAAGTTATTGGAATTAGCCTAAAGGATCGTGGTGCAATTCTACCAGCGGGTCATTTTGCAAACTGGGCTTTTTGGTACAGTAAAACTGGTTCTTTTATCTCAAGTACTTTCTACGGAGAAAAATTACCGGAATGGGTTACTGAGTTTAATAATGAGAAACATTATATGCCTTACATTAATAAAGGTTGGGATTTGTATAAACCAGTTGCTACTTATAACGAAAGTTTACCGGACAATAATCCTTATGAAGGTAAATTGTACGGAAGTACAGCTCCTGTTTTTCCGTATGATTTAAAATCAATGTACGAAAAGAATGATGCCGGAGTTCTAAGAGCAACTCCTTTTGGGAATGATTTATTGGCTGAATTTGCTAAGAAAGCTATTGAAAAAGAAGAATTAGGAAAAGATAATATTACTGACTTTTTGACTGTAAGTTTCTCTTCTACTGATTATGTGGGTCATTTATTAGGGCCGCGCTCTATGGAGTTGCAGGATACTTATTTAAGACTTGATCAAACGATCGCTGACTTCCTGACTTATTTAGATAAAACTGTAGGGAAAGGAAATTATTTACTTTTCTTAACTGCAGATCATGCTGGTGCTGAAAATGTGATTTATTTGAAAGACCGAAAATATAATGTAGATAATTATCCATCTAAAGATGTTAAAAAGAGTTTACAGGATTTTTCAACGAAAACATTTGGAGCTGATTTAATTTTAAATTATTCAAATTTTAATGTTTTCTTTAATAAGCAAATTATTAAAGATAAAAAGTTAGATTTGGTAAAAATAAAACAAGCTTTTAAAGAATTTTTGATTTCGCAGCAACAAGTTAAAAAGGTTTACACTGAAGAAGAAATATTGGCTAATTCAGGAAATGACTATTATTTAAATTTTGTTGCAAAAGGTTTTGATGTAACTCAAAATGGAGATTTGGTTATTATTGATAAGCCAGGTGATATAGAATATTCAACTACAGGAACATCACACGGAACACCTTATAGCTATGATACTCATGTGCCAGCTATTTTTTACGGATGGCATATTAAGAAAGGAGAATCTTATGATAAAAAGGCTATTACTGAAATTGCTCCAACGATAGCCCAGAAAATTAAAGTTACTTTCCCAAATGGGACTGAAGCAAAAGTGTTACAAGAAGTATTAGATGAGAAAAAATAG
- a CDS encoding tetratricopeptide repeat-containing sensor histidine kinase: MRSFLYIIFTFLVFFSCQQKSNKTLNQKSTKPQIDKLIKVANSFYDSNDFDSAFYYYNKVKFICDPVTDAVNYVSTLNRMAEIQQSHGDYAGSESTVTEALLYLKYIKTPEYAWNSYVILSINYLNTYDYKNATLYNQKALQLQTAPWRNLAAQNNIAVILIEEEKYKESLEIFLSLITKEEVLNDDLFYAKALDNVGFCYFKTNDFEKAIYYLNNSLEIRQKKGSSFDLGKSYLHLAKFYEKRNPSLAKKYMLLSYNQFTIVNNADERLSSLKLITQNSSGAELKKYSTKYVNLVDSIFEVRQKIKNQFARVKYDSKREKDENLKLKTHKAENELQLERQQNRNIIAYIIIVISLSLIIVLYLYLTSRGKKEKIEATYKSETRIAKKLHDELANDIYHTMAFVENKDLALAENKEHLLNNLDIIYSRTRDISKEKCSIITDENYVSGLKEMILGFNTSNASIILNNLDTISWKTLNRTKKTTVYRVLQELLVNMKKHSDACLVEINFKETEKNIIINYTDNGKGADLTKLSFKNGLHNVENRIYSIKGKIDIDSDPGKGFKVFIKIPLL; this comes from the coding sequence ATGCGCAGTTTTCTCTATATAATTTTTACTTTTCTGGTCTTTTTTTCCTGCCAACAGAAAAGTAACAAAACCCTAAATCAAAAAAGTACAAAACCACAAATTGACAAACTAATTAAAGTTGCCAATAGCTTTTATGATAGCAATGATTTTGATAGCGCTTTCTATTATTATAATAAAGTAAAGTTTATCTGCGATCCAGTAACTGATGCGGTAAATTATGTAAGCACTTTAAACAGAATGGCGGAAATTCAGCAAAGTCACGGTGATTATGCAGGAAGCGAATCTACAGTTACTGAAGCACTACTTTATTTAAAATATATAAAAACCCCAGAATATGCATGGAATAGCTATGTTATTTTAAGTATTAATTACTTAAACACATACGACTATAAAAATGCAACATTATACAACCAAAAGGCTTTGCAATTGCAAACAGCACCTTGGCGAAATTTAGCAGCTCAAAATAATATTGCTGTCATTTTGATTGAAGAAGAGAAATACAAAGAGTCTCTGGAAATCTTTCTTTCCTTAATTACAAAAGAAGAAGTACTAAATGATGATTTGTTTTATGCTAAAGCATTAGACAATGTTGGGTTTTGCTATTTTAAAACAAATGACTTTGAAAAGGCAATTTATTACTTAAATAATAGTCTTGAAATAAGGCAAAAGAAAGGCAGTTCTTTTGATTTAGGGAAAAGCTATCTTCATTTGGCAAAATTCTATGAGAAAAGAAATCCTTCTCTGGCAAAAAAATATATGCTGTTAAGCTACAATCAATTTACTATTGTTAATAATGCTGATGAAAGATTATCTTCACTAAAACTAATTACCCAAAATAGTTCTGGTGCAGAATTGAAAAAATATTCTACGAAGTATGTCAATCTCGTTGACAGTATTTTTGAAGTGAGACAGAAAATCAAAAATCAATTTGCGCGAGTAAAATATGATTCTAAAAGAGAGAAGGACGAGAATTTAAAACTTAAAACTCATAAGGCAGAAAACGAACTACAGCTGGAAAGGCAGCAAAACCGAAATATAATTGCATATATTATTATTGTAATTAGTTTGAGTTTAATAATAGTACTCTATTTATACCTGACTTCGAGAGGAAAGAAAGAAAAAATTGAAGCAACTTATAAAAGCGAAACCCGAATTGCTAAAAAATTACACGATGAATTAGCCAACGACATCTATCATACAATGGCATTTGTTGAAAACAAGGACCTCGCGTTAGCTGAAAACAAAGAGCATTTATTAAATAATCTTGATATTATATATTCGCGAACCAGAGACATATCAAAAGAAAAATGCTCTATTATTACCGATGAAAATTATGTTTCAGGTTTAAAAGAAATGATTTTAGGGTTTAATACTTCAAACGCGAGTATTATTCTAAACAATCTGGATACAATTTCCTGGAAAACTCTGAATAGAACTAAAAAAACAACAGTCTACAGAGTACTTCAGGAACTACTTGTAAACATGAAAAAACATAGTGACGCTTGTTTAGTAGAAATCAATTTTAAAGAAACAGAAAAAAATATTATTATCAATTATACCGATAACGGAAAAGGTGCTGACCTAACAAAACTATCTTTTAAAAACGGACTTCATAATGTTGAAAATAGAATTTATTCAATAAAAGGAAAGATCGACATAGATTCAGATCCCGGAAAAGGTTTTAAAGTATTTATAAAAATTCCTTTGTTATGA
- the thrS gene encoding threonine--tRNA ligase has protein sequence MIKITLPDGSIREFASGVTPMEVAKSISEGFARNVISASFNGTTIETETPLTTDGSLILYTWNDAEGKKAFWHSTSHVMAQALEELFPGIKLTLGPAISNGFYYDVDFEDQKITDADFKKIEDRVLEISRGKHEFKMRPVSKADALELYKDNVYKTELISNLEDGTITFCDHATFTDLCRGGHIPNTGIIKAFKIMSVAGAYWRGDEKNKQLTRVYGTSFPKQKDLTEYLELLEEAKRRDHRKLGKELELFAFSQKVGQGLPLWLPKGAALRDRLEQFLKKAQKKAGYEQVVTPHIGQKELYVTSGHYAKYGADSFQPIHTPAEGEEFLLKPMNCPHHCEIYNVRPWSYKDLPKRYAEFGTVYRYEQSGELHGLTRVRGFTQDDAHIFCTPEQLDEEFKKVIDLVLYVFGSLGFENFTAQISLRDQENRDKYIGSDENWEKAENAIINAAADKGLNTVVEYGEAAFYGPKLDFMVKDALGRQWQLGTIQVDYNLPERFELTYKGADNELHRPVMIHRAPFGSMERFIAILLEHTAGNFPLWLMPEQAIILSLSEKYEIYAKKVLDLLENHEIRALIDNRSETIGKKIRDAEMQKIPFMLIVGEEEEKNGTISIRRHGQEGKGNITVTIDEFVAIVNEEIKKTLKVFTV, from the coding sequence ATGATTAAGATTACTTTACCCGACGGGTCAATTAGAGAGTTTGCTTCAGGCGTAACTCCGATGGAGGTTGCTAAGAGCATTAGTGAAGGATTTGCAAGAAACGTGATTTCTGCGTCTTTTAATGGTACAACAATTGAAACCGAAACTCCATTGACGACCGACGGTAGTCTTATTTTATATACTTGGAATGATGCGGAAGGTAAAAAAGCTTTCTGGCATTCGACTTCGCACGTAATGGCGCAAGCACTGGAGGAATTGTTCCCGGGAATTAAACTAACTCTTGGGCCTGCAATTTCTAACGGTTTTTACTATGACGTGGATTTTGAAGATCAGAAGATTACTGATGCTGATTTTAAAAAGATTGAAGATCGTGTTCTTGAAATTTCAAGAGGAAAACATGAGTTTAAAATGCGCCCGGTTAGTAAAGCAGATGCTTTAGAACTATATAAAGATAACGTTTACAAGACTGAATTGATTTCGAATCTTGAAGACGGAACTATTACTTTTTGTGACCATGCTACTTTTACTGATTTATGTAGAGGTGGACATATCCCAAATACTGGTATCATCAAGGCTTTTAAAATTATGAGTGTTGCGGGTGCTTACTGGAGAGGTGATGAGAAAAACAAACAGCTGACTCGTGTTTACGGAACTTCTTTCCCAAAACAAAAGGACCTGACTGAATATCTTGAACTTCTTGAGGAGGCTAAACGTCGTGATCACCGTAAATTAGGTAAGGAACTTGAATTGTTTGCTTTCTCTCAGAAAGTTGGACAAGGTTTGCCTTTATGGTTACCTAAAGGTGCTGCGCTTAGAGATCGTTTGGAGCAATTTTTGAAGAAAGCACAGAAAAAAGCCGGATACGAGCAAGTGGTTACTCCACATATTGGTCAGAAAGAACTTTATGTTACTTCTGGTCACTATGCTAAATATGGCGCTGATAGTTTTCAGCCAATACACACTCCTGCCGAAGGTGAGGAGTTTTTATTGAAACCAATGAACTGCCCTCACCACTGTGAGATCTATAACGTAAGACCTTGGTCGTATAAAGATTTACCTAAGCGTTATGCTGAATTTGGTACTGTATATAGATATGAGCAATCTGGCGAATTACATGGTTTAACTCGTGTAAGAGGGTTTACTCAGGATGATGCGCATATTTTTTGTACTCCTGAGCAATTAGACGAAGAATTTAAAAAAGTAATTGACTTGGTACTTTACGTATTTGGTTCGTTAGGTTTTGAAAACTTTACTGCTCAGATTTCATTGAGAGATCAGGAAAACAGAGATAAATATATTGGTTCTGATGAAAATTGGGAGAAAGCTGAGAATGCAATTATTAACGCTGCGGCTGATAAAGGACTGAATACTGTTGTAGAATATGGCGAGGCTGCTTTTTACGGACCTAAGCTAGACTTTATGGTTAAAGATGCCCTAGGAAGACAATGGCAATTGGGAACTATTCAGGTGGATTATAACTTGCCTGAGCGTTTTGAATTGACTTACAAAGGTGCTGATAATGAATTACATCGTCCGGTTATGATTCACAGAGCTCCTTTTGGATCTATGGAACGCTTTATAGCAATTTTACTGGAGCATACAGCAGGAAATTTCCCACTTTGGCTTATGCCAGAACAGGCTATAATCTTGTCTTTGAGCGAGAAATACGAAATATATGCTAAAAAAGTTTTAGATTTGCTAGAAAATCACGAAATTCGCGCCCTAATTGACAACCGAAGCGAGACTATTGGTAAGAAAATTAGAGATGCTGAAATGCAAAAAATACCGTTTATGCTTATTGTAGGTGAGGAAGAGGAGAAAAACGGAACTATTTCGATCCGTCGTCACGGGCAAGAAGGAAAAGGGAATATTACAGTTACAATTGATGAATTTGTCGCTATTGTAAACGAAGAAATAAAAAAGACATTAAAAGTTTTTACAGTTTAA
- a CDS encoding Crp/Fnr family transcriptional regulator, with protein MQKALLQHIEKIVQLNSEETDILDSCLNISTIKKKELVVEEGQVCNTLYFIIKGCMRQYIINDKGVEQTLQFGIENWWITDYLSYHNHIPSHFYIQAVEKSEVIAIEKTTLESILFQIPKLERYFRIVAQKSFGAAQMRIKFLFTMSAEERYHHFNGLHPEFVQRVPQYMLASYLDFSAEFMSKIRSGKI; from the coding sequence ATGCAAAAGGCGCTTTTACAACATATTGAAAAGATAGTACAATTAAACTCTGAAGAAACAGACATTCTGGATTCTTGCTTAAATATTTCTACTATTAAGAAAAAGGAACTTGTAGTAGAAGAAGGTCAGGTTTGTAACACGCTTTACTTTATTATTAAAGGCTGTATGCGACAATATATCATCAACGATAAAGGAGTTGAGCAAACGCTTCAGTTTGGGATTGAGAATTGGTGGATTACAGATTACCTGAGTTATCATAATCATATTCCGTCTCATTTTTATATACAGGCTGTAGAGAAATCCGAGGTAATTGCCATAGAAAAAACGACTTTAGAATCCATTCTGTTTCAGATCCCCAAACTGGAACGTTACTTTAGAATTGTTGCACAAAAATCTTTTGGTGCTGCACAAATGCGAATCAAGTTTTTATTTACCATGTCGGCAGAAGAAAGGTATCATCATTTTAATGGTTTGCATCCTGAATTTGTTCAACGCGTTCCGCAATACATGCTTGCCTCCTATCTCGATTTCTCGGCAGAATTTATGAGTAAAATCAGATCTGGCAAAATCTAG
- a CDS encoding tetratricopeptide repeat-containing sensor histidine kinase — MIKKIFKSLQDKTFLKYSLSILIFLMLGCVIYLLKSPKPEPVIKRNYNKSEIRKVLNKADILYDSYELNRSYDYFNQAQLLCDTDIYYIEYVYALTCMAAIEQIQGDFVASEILLTKTLPYLKKIKKPRFAANVYEQFGANYYYTYDYKNSLLYYQKALHLKTSSFRKITVLNSISQIYLKQKKVKLAESILIPLSKIKTICKNNKHINDYEYARILDDVGLCYHQQGKPEAIDYYKKAMTIQLKLKDSYALLYTNLHIAEYFQLSNPQKAQPYAKKAYLLSNKLNDAHNQLQSLNLLTKTSQGKKLKEYSTQFIQLSDSIEKARKTAKNQFARIKYYSKKDKDENLQYKAEKVKNELQLERQKNRNILSYIILFFTTMFSLFLYCYLTIKGKKEKNDAVLKSELRISNQLSAELTHDVYETLTFAENIDLTNEDNKEKLLSNLDAIYARTRNISKENSAITTGKHYASALKEMISGFKTPELNILLNGFDSILWDDVERNKKIVLYRILQELFFNMKKHSQATLVSINFKINDKTMTIIYNDNGIGTKNSTPNLKNGLQNVENRIKTINGNIIFDNNPEKGFRLSFTFPL; from the coding sequence ATGATAAAAAAGATTTTCAAATCATTACAGGATAAAACATTTTTAAAATATTCTTTGTCCATTCTCATTTTTTTAATGTTAGGATGTGTGATTTATTTACTAAAATCTCCAAAACCTGAACCTGTTATTAAAAGAAACTATAACAAATCTGAGATACGAAAAGTACTTAATAAAGCAGACATTCTTTACGATTCCTACGAATTGAACAGATCATACGATTATTTTAATCAAGCACAATTACTGTGTGATACTGATATATATTACATAGAGTATGTTTATGCACTTACCTGCATGGCAGCAATTGAACAAATCCAGGGTGATTTTGTTGCTAGCGAAATATTACTAACAAAAACACTTCCGTATTTAAAAAAAATAAAAAAACCAAGGTTCGCTGCAAATGTCTATGAACAATTTGGTGCCAATTATTATTATACATACGATTATAAAAATTCTCTTTTGTATTACCAAAAAGCACTACATCTTAAAACCAGTTCGTTTAGAAAGATAACCGTTCTTAATAGTATTTCACAAATATACCTGAAGCAGAAAAAAGTAAAGCTTGCAGAAAGCATATTGATTCCTTTATCAAAAATTAAAACGATTTGCAAAAATAATAAGCACATAAATGATTATGAATATGCGAGAATCTTAGATGATGTAGGACTCTGTTACCATCAGCAGGGTAAACCGGAAGCTATTGATTATTATAAAAAAGCGATGACCATACAACTAAAATTAAAGGATAGTTATGCGCTTTTATACACTAATTTGCACATTGCTGAATATTTTCAATTAAGCAATCCTCAAAAAGCACAGCCTTATGCAAAAAAAGCATACTTGCTATCGAATAAATTAAATGATGCACATAACCAACTTCAGAGCTTAAATTTATTAACAAAGACAAGCCAAGGCAAAAAATTAAAAGAATACTCAACTCAATTTATTCAACTATCTGATAGTATTGAGAAAGCCAGAAAAACAGCTAAAAATCAATTTGCCAGAATTAAATACTATTCAAAAAAAGATAAAGATGAAAACCTGCAGTACAAAGCAGAAAAAGTAAAAAATGAATTGCAGTTAGAGAGACAAAAAAATCGCAACATTCTTTCGTACATCATTCTTTTTTTTACAACTATGTTTAGTTTATTTCTTTATTGTTATTTAACTATTAAAGGAAAAAAAGAAAAAAATGATGCTGTTCTTAAAAGTGAACTACGAATTTCGAATCAATTAAGCGCCGAACTGACTCATGATGTTTACGAGACATTGACATTTGCAGAAAATATTGATTTGACAAATGAAGATAATAAAGAAAAATTGTTGAGCAACCTTGACGCAATTTATGCAAGAACAAGAAATATTTCTAAAGAAAATAGCGCTATTACTACCGGAAAACATTATGCAAGCGCTTTAAAAGAAATGATTTCGGGGTTTAAAACTCCTGAACTGAATATTTTATTAAATGGTTTTGATTCGATTTTATGGGATGATGTCGAAAGAAACAAAAAAATAGTTCTTTATAGAATTTTACAGGAGCTTTTTTTCAACATGAAAAAACATAGTCAGGCCACTTTAGTGAGTATTAATTTTAAAATAAATGACAAAACCATGACCATAATTTATAACGACAATGGGATTGGAACGAAAAATAGTACACCAAATTTAAAAAATGGATTGCAAAATGTGGAAAACCGTATTAAAACTATAAATGGAAATATTATTTTTGACAACAATCCAGAAAAAGGATTTAGATTAAGTTTCACCTTTCCTTTGTAA